One window of the Kiritimatiellales bacterium genome contains the following:
- a CDS encoding thiamine pyrophosphate-binding protein, whose translation MKASDYIADFLHAKGVPFIFEMIGGMVTHIIDSVHQKGHIRIVSMHHEQAAGFAAEAVGRMSGIPGVALATSGPGATNLVTAIGSCYFDSVPTVFITGQVNTTELSGDRAIRQQGFQETDIVSIVKPVTKAAWLVKTAEELSLILEQAFQLAVEGRPGPVLIDIPMDVQRMKVVPLLAEPVSRKPVAEETLEFAGRALNALTAAEKPLLLAGGGIRSAGATTQFRKMTDLLNIPVVCSLMGLDVLPFSHPLKVGMIGTYGNRWANQALMKSDCLLVLGSRLDVRQTGADAAGFKGDRRIFHVDCEPGQLNNRVTGCDICVAHLSDFVTAMLQVAVDVPRRKRTDWNEWISGKRSLAPDTEELKGCKGINPNSFIHTLSAASVEASAILADVGKHQMWAAQSIEIGKEQRFLVSGGMGSMGFALPAAIGATLSSGRPVVVVAGDGGMQCNIQELETISLHKLPVKIVILNNNSLGMVGQFQEEYFESRMQSTIWGYSAPDFEAVARAYRISAKTIRNPEEVDAAVQWLWSDPGAPALLNVIIDVDTKVFPKTSYGRVLDDMDPRRE comes from the coding sequence ATGAAAGCGTCAGATTATATAGCGGATTTTTTGCATGCGAAAGGCGTACCGTTCATTTTTGAAATGATCGGCGGAATGGTTACGCACATCATTGATTCTGTTCATCAGAAGGGGCATATCCGGATTGTCAGCATGCACCATGAACAGGCAGCCGGATTCGCGGCTGAGGCGGTAGGGCGCATGAGCGGAATTCCGGGGGTAGCGCTGGCAACCAGCGGGCCGGGGGCAACCAATCTGGTGACTGCTATCGGAAGCTGCTACTTCGATTCGGTGCCAACGGTTTTCATTACCGGGCAGGTTAATACGACCGAGCTTTCCGGCGACCGGGCAATCCGTCAGCAGGGCTTTCAGGAAACCGATATCGTATCGATTGTAAAGCCGGTTACCAAAGCAGCCTGGCTGGTGAAAACAGCGGAGGAACTTTCGTTGATTCTTGAGCAGGCATTTCAGCTGGCTGTTGAAGGCCGGCCCGGACCGGTTCTGATTGATATTCCCATGGATGTGCAGCGCATGAAAGTGGTACCGCTGCTGGCTGAACCCGTGAGCAGAAAACCGGTTGCAGAGGAGACTCTTGAATTCGCCGGGCGGGCATTAAACGCTTTGACTGCGGCTGAAAAACCGCTGCTGCTGGCGGGCGGAGGTATCCGTTCCGCCGGTGCAACGACGCAGTTTCGCAAAATGACAGATTTATTGAATATTCCGGTGGTTTGTTCACTGATGGGTCTGGACGTACTGCCTTTCAGTCATCCGTTAAAAGTTGGAATGATCGGCACGTATGGCAACCGTTGGGCGAATCAGGCTCTAATGAAGAGTGATTGCCTGCTCGTGCTGGGCAGCCGGCTAGATGTCCGGCAGACGGGAGCGGATGCAGCCGGCTTCAAAGGGGATCGCCGGATTTTTCATGTGGACTGTGAACCGGGTCAGCTCAACAACCGGGTGACCGGGTGTGATATATGTGTGGCGCATCTGTCAGATTTTGTTACGGCCATGCTTCAGGTCGCGGTCGATGTTCCGCGCCGCAAACGGACGGACTGGAACGAGTGGATATCCGGCAAGCGAAGTCTTGCGCCGGATACGGAAGAACTTAAGGGCTGCAAAGGCATCAATCCGAACAGTTTTATTCATACGCTGTCCGCCGCATCCGTGGAAGCTTCGGCCATTCTGGCCGATGTCGGCAAACACCAGATGTGGGCGGCGCAATCGATCGAGATCGGTAAGGAACAGCGGTTCCTGGTGTCAGGCGGCATGGGTTCCATGGGTTTCGCGCTGCCCGCGGCCATCGGAGCAACGCTGTCTTCCGGCAGGCCGGTGGTGGTAGTGGCGGGGGATGGCGGCATGCAATGTAATATTCAGGAACTCGAGACCATTTCTCTGCACAAGCTCCCGGTGAAAATAGTTATCCTGAATAACAACAGTCTCGGAATGGTCGGGCAGTTCCAGGAGGAATATTTCGAATCGCGGATGCAGTCAACCATTTGGGGTTACAGCGCCCCGGACTTTGAGGCGGTTGCCCGTGCATACCGGATTTCCGCAAAAACGATCCGGAACCCTGAAGAAGTGGATGCGGCGGTTCAGTGGCTCTGGAGTGATCCCGGCGCACCTGCACTGCTGAATGTGATCATCGATGTGGATACAAAAGTTTTTCCGAAAACATCCTACGGGCGGGTTCTTGATGACATGGATCCCCGTCGTGAGTGA
- a CDS encoding NAD(P)-dependent oxidoreductase: protein MNELSKKRIFLTGGTGLFGKWLLDRCKTLETELVVLSRNPQQFLRQSPAFGKNKNITFIQGDVRDFNFPDGPFDYVIHAATETGAKLEKENPTELYSVIVDGTRRVLEFSRQTGIKRLLYVSSGAVYGVQPPELSHIPETFPCNPVTVYGKGKLQAEQMCLASGIETVIVRPFAFVGPWLPLDAHFAIGNFIGNCLRNEPVEIKGDGTPLRSYMYGSDLADWLLTLLLKGRFGEAYNVGSEEAISIANLARLVRSVSGAENEIRVAQETVRGASAMRYIPSTQKIFDELGLRLQIELKNAIDKTVCWYLFQRKCAQA from the coding sequence ATGAACGAACTTTCTAAAAAACGGATTTTTCTTACCGGCGGCACCGGCCTGTTCGGTAAATGGCTACTGGACCGTTGCAAAACTCTGGAAACAGAACTGGTTGTTCTGAGCCGGAATCCGCAGCAATTTCTTAGGCAGTCGCCGGCCTTTGGAAAAAATAAAAACATAACATTCATTCAGGGCGATGTGCGGGATTTCAATTTTCCAGACGGCCCGTTCGATTATGTCATTCATGCGGCGACTGAAACCGGCGCAAAGCTGGAAAAGGAAAATCCGACCGAACTGTATTCTGTGATTGTCGATGGAACCCGGCGGGTCCTCGAATTTTCAAGACAGACAGGTATTAAGCGGCTTCTATATGTCAGTTCCGGCGCGGTCTATGGCGTTCAGCCTCCGGAACTGTCTCATATTCCGGAGACGTTCCCGTGCAATCCGGTTACAGTTTATGGAAAAGGCAAGCTTCAGGCTGAACAGATGTGTTTAGCATCCGGTATCGAAACCGTTATTGTCCGGCCGTTTGCTTTTGTCGGGCCGTGGCTTCCGCTGGATGCACATTTTGCCATCGGTAATTTCATCGGAAACTGCCTGCGCAATGAGCCGGTCGAAATTAAAGGTGACGGCACACCGTTGCGCTCTTATATGTATGGGTCTGATCTTGCAGACTGGCTGCTGACACTTCTGCTCAAGGGGCGATTCGGAGAAGCGTATAATGTGGGGTCTGAAGAGGCGATCAGCATCGCCAATCTGGCCCGGCTGGTTCGTTCGGTTTCTGGAGCGGAGAACGAAATTAGAGTTGCACAAGAGACAGTACGGGGTGCCTCGGCTATGCGATATATTCCCTCTACACAAAAAATTTTTGACGAGCTAGGTCTGCGCTTGCAAATAGAGTTGAAGAATGCCATCGACAAAACAGTCTGTTGGTATTTGTTTCAGAGAAAATGTGCACAGGCATAA